Proteins encoded in a region of the Pirellulaceae bacterium genome:
- a CDS encoding excinuclease ABC subunit UvrC — MANSSLPDDQAPQSSFAAAAKKVRKFPQLPGVYLMKDASGRVIYVGKATNLRSRAGSYFLKQAAEEPRTGYWVREIADADYIECESEVDALLVESRLIKDVQPKYNKEQKDDKTFPYLMITTHEDFPRVEVTREPKSTAAKLYGPFASAGALRGAIQVLQRIFKFRTCSLDIEAEDERWNWFRPCLLASIDQCTAPCNLRISKEDYRRDIRRLQLFLDGKKSRLLKQMHEEMKAAAKHLQFEKAARLRDEIHMLETLDQRGELDTHAQPEVFYIDPKKGLAGLRKVLKLPQTPRTIEGVDIAHLGGQETVASLVKFIDGLPFKPGYRRYKIRGVTGIDDYRSIHEVVGRRFQRLHDEGEAFPDILLIDGGKGQLNAAMSAFEERQIEPPVVISLAKRDEEIFQPGKSDPLRLSRHAFALRLLQYVRDESHRFAQHYHHLLRGKKITDPQ; from the coding sequence ATGGCCAACTCATCCCTGCCCGACGATCAAGCCCCCCAGTCCAGCTTTGCTGCGGCAGCGAAAAAGGTACGGAAATTTCCTCAGCTGCCCGGCGTCTACCTCATGAAAGATGCTTCGGGACGCGTGATCTACGTGGGCAAAGCGACGAATCTGCGATCACGAGCGGGAAGTTACTTTCTCAAACAAGCCGCTGAAGAACCGCGCACGGGCTATTGGGTGCGCGAGATCGCAGATGCCGATTACATCGAGTGTGAGAGCGAAGTCGACGCCCTGTTGGTCGAGTCTCGTCTGATCAAAGACGTGCAACCAAAATACAACAAAGAGCAAAAAGACGACAAAACATTTCCCTACCTGATGATTACAACTCATGAAGATTTCCCACGAGTCGAGGTCACACGAGAACCGAAATCCACCGCTGCAAAACTTTACGGTCCGTTTGCCAGCGCCGGCGCGTTGAGAGGTGCGATTCAGGTCTTGCAAAGAATCTTTAAATTCCGCACTTGCAGCCTCGACATCGAAGCCGAGGATGAACGCTGGAATTGGTTTCGCCCCTGCCTTTTGGCGAGCATTGATCAATGCACCGCACCTTGCAACCTCCGAATCAGCAAAGAAGATTACCGCCGAGACATCCGCCGCTTGCAATTATTCTTAGACGGCAAGAAAAGCCGTCTCTTAAAACAGATGCATGAAGAGATGAAAGCAGCGGCCAAACATCTTCAGTTTGAAAAAGCTGCAAGACTTCGTGATGAAATCCACATGCTGGAAACGCTAGATCAGCGAGGTGAATTAGACACCCATGCACAGCCGGAGGTGTTCTACATTGATCCAAAAAAAGGGCTCGCCGGCTTACGAAAGGTACTGAAGCTTCCCCAGACACCGCGAACCATCGAGGGCGTTGATATCGCTCACTTGGGCGGCCAAGAAACAGTCGCCAGCTTGGTCAAGTTCATTGACGGCCTACCGTTCAAACCGGGTTACCGCCGCTACAAGATTCGCGGTGTAACGGGAATCGACGACTACCGCAGCATTCATGAAGTGGTGGGGCGACGTTTCCAACGCCTGCATGACGAAGGAGAAGCGTTTCCTGATATCCTCTTGATCGACGGAGGCAAGGGCCAATTAAACGCGGCCATGTCAGCCTTCGAAGAACGACAAATCGAACCACCTGTGGTGATTTCGCTGGCGAAACGCGACGAGGAAATCTTCCAGCCCGGAAAGTCCGATCCTCTCCGTTTGAGCCGGCATGCATTCGCCTTGAGGCTCCTGCAGTATGTGCGTGACGAATCCCACCGATTTGCCCAACATTACCATCACTTGTTGCGAGGCAAAAAAATAACCGATCCGCAATAA
- the glmS gene encoding glutamine--fructose-6-phosphate transaminase (isomerizing): protein MCGIVGYIGTRPATEFLLEGLRRLEYRGYDSAGVATLNGETNFNVRKTAGRIQALADELASRPAGGSIGIGHTRWATHGPPTQVNAHPHMGGLEDSVVVVHNGVIENYQEIKGRLESEGFLFQSATDTEVIAHLVAFYLQQELGGPLDVDANPYAPLVQAVKRAIAELRGTYGLVVMFRDYPDVLIAARLGSPLVLGVGDQEHFIASDASPLAGYTDRIVYLADHQMAVVTAGGIRVAHRDQGQVKHDIRVLDIDSSTVTLEEDCPHFMLKEIYEQPQSLQDAMRGRLCDDDATAKFGGLNLKPQQLRQVSRVLLTACGTSWHSALVGEYLMEEFARLPVEVEYASELRYRNPPVDRDTILFSITQSGETADTLAAQREMKRKGHPTLAICNVVGSTIAQEADGGIYLHAGPEVGVASTKAYTAQVVVLTMLALYFGRLRHLSYGAGRRIIRALHELPDRVAETLETHDRIKEIAAKYHKCDNFLYLGRQYNFPTALEGALKLKEISYIHAEGYPAAEMKHGPIALVDEATPSVFVMPQGLVYEKVMANLEEIKARGGPVIAIAGHGDKQVEKLADDVIEVPDVEDFLQPIATIVPLQLLAYEIALLRGCDVDKPRNLAKSVTVE, encoded by the coding sequence ATGTGCGGTATTGTCGGCTACATTGGCACGCGTCCGGCGACTGAATTCCTTCTCGAGGGACTTCGTCGTCTTGAGTATCGTGGTTACGACAGTGCAGGCGTCGCCACGTTGAACGGTGAGACGAATTTCAATGTTCGGAAGACAGCTGGTCGAATCCAAGCACTAGCTGATGAACTTGCGTCGCGACCTGCAGGGGGAAGCATCGGCATCGGCCACACTCGCTGGGCAACGCATGGTCCGCCGACTCAGGTGAACGCACATCCTCACATGGGCGGACTTGAGGATTCTGTCGTCGTGGTTCACAACGGAGTCATCGAGAATTATCAGGAGATAAAAGGGCGGCTGGAGTCGGAGGGTTTTCTTTTCCAATCGGCGACGGATACCGAAGTGATCGCCCATTTAGTTGCCTTTTATTTACAGCAGGAATTGGGCGGCCCGCTTGATGTGGATGCCAATCCCTACGCTCCGTTGGTGCAGGCCGTGAAGCGTGCGATCGCCGAATTGCGTGGCACTTATGGCTTGGTTGTGATGTTCCGAGATTACCCGGACGTTCTGATTGCCGCACGTCTTGGCAGTCCTTTGGTGCTTGGTGTCGGTGATCAGGAGCATTTCATTGCCAGTGATGCTTCCCCGCTTGCCGGCTACACGGATCGGATTGTTTACCTTGCGGACCATCAGATGGCTGTTGTGACAGCTGGAGGTATTCGAGTTGCCCACCGAGATCAGGGCCAGGTGAAGCATGATATTCGTGTGCTGGATATTGACAGCTCGACAGTCACGTTGGAAGAAGATTGTCCGCACTTCATGCTCAAAGAAATCTATGAACAACCCCAGTCGTTGCAAGATGCGATGCGAGGTCGGCTTTGTGATGACGATGCGACGGCCAAATTTGGTGGTTTGAATTTGAAGCCACAACAGCTGAGGCAAGTGAGTCGAGTCTTGTTGACTGCTTGTGGTACCAGCTGGCATTCGGCCTTGGTGGGCGAGTACTTGATGGAAGAATTTGCTCGTTTACCAGTGGAAGTCGAGTACGCCAGCGAGCTGCGTTATCGTAATCCGCCCGTCGACCGCGATACGATCTTGTTTTCGATTACGCAGAGCGGTGAGACAGCAGATACGCTTGCTGCTCAACGCGAGATGAAGCGCAAAGGGCATCCCACCTTGGCCATTTGCAATGTGGTTGGAAGCACGATCGCACAGGAGGCAGATGGAGGAATTTATTTACACGCCGGACCCGAGGTCGGTGTGGCCTCGACCAAGGCTTACACGGCCCAAGTGGTTGTGCTCACCATGTTGGCGCTCTACTTCGGACGACTGCGACATTTAAGCTACGGTGCGGGACGCCGCATCATTCGCGCATTACATGAGCTACCTGATCGCGTGGCAGAAACTCTGGAAACGCATGATCGCATCAAGGAAATCGCAGCGAAGTATCATAAATGCGATAATTTCCTCTACCTCGGACGTCAGTACAATTTCCCGACGGCTTTGGAGGGTGCACTCAAGCTCAAGGAGATTAGCTACATTCACGCAGAGGGTTATCCGGCGGCGGAGATGAAGCACGGTCCGATCGCACTCGTTGATGAAGCGACCCCGAGTGTGTTTGTGATGCCTCAAGGATTGGTCTACGAAAAGGTAATGGCGAATTTAGAAGAGATCAAAGCCCGGGGAGGACCCGTGATTGCGATTGCAGGTCATGGAGACAAACAAGTCGAGAAGTTGGCGGACGATGTCATCGAAGTGCCGGACGTGGAGGATTTCCTGCAGCCTATCGCCACGATCGTTCCGTTGCAGTTGCTGGCTTACGAGATCGCTTTGCTGCGAGGCTGTGATGTCGACAAGCCCCGAAACCTGGCAAAGAGCGTTACCGTCGAATAG
- the kdsB gene encoding 3-deoxy-manno-octulosonate cytidylyltransferase, whose protein sequence is MDASGRDRETVIVIPARLNSSRLPRKLLLRETGQTLLQHTYEAARRANLASDVIVATDHPEISTVVRHFGGTARMTDPEATSGTDRVAEVARQLPEAKIIVNVQGDEPELAGASIDLSIQLLHASPGAVMSTLATPIRSREQLEDPACVKVVFDQQGRALYFSRSPIPFVRDWDETYLTAEKPFFFQHIGLYAYRRDFLLQLAELAPSRLEILEKLEQLRVLNAGHTITVGVVEESSIGIDTPADYRAFVRRHGQRTMPSRVA, encoded by the coding sequence ATGGATGCGAGCGGCCGCGACCGAGAAACTGTGATTGTCATTCCGGCCCGCCTGAATTCCAGTCGACTGCCGCGCAAGCTGCTGCTTCGCGAAACGGGACAAACACTGCTTCAACACACCTATGAGGCCGCCCGAAGGGCCAATTTGGCCTCGGACGTGATTGTGGCGACAGACCACCCTGAAATCTCCACGGTTGTCCGCCATTTCGGTGGGACAGCAAGAATGACAGATCCCGAGGCGACAAGCGGAACCGACCGCGTTGCCGAAGTCGCTCGGCAGCTACCGGAAGCGAAGATCATCGTCAACGTTCAGGGTGACGAGCCGGAACTTGCCGGAGCGTCAATTGATCTTTCGATCCAGTTGCTGCATGCGTCTCCTGGAGCCGTGATGTCCACCTTGGCCACCCCGATTCGATCACGCGAGCAGCTCGAAGACCCGGCATGCGTGAAGGTCGTCTTCGATCAACAGGGTCGGGCGCTCTACTTCAGTCGCAGTCCAATTCCCTTTGTAAGAGACTGGGACGAGACCTACCTGACCGCCGAGAAACCATTTTTTTTCCAGCACATCGGCCTCTACGCCTATCGCCGAGATTTTCTACTCCAACTTGCTGAGTTGGCTCCGTCTCGCTTGGAAATCCTCGAAAAACTCGAACAGCTTCGAGTTTTGAATGCGGGCCACACGATCACGGTCGGGGTCGTCGAAGAGTCCTCGATCGGGATCGATACACCTGCCGATTACCGGGCCTTTGTTCGGCGTCACGGGCAGCGTACAATGCCCTCCAGGGTGGCATGA
- a CDS encoding CTP synthase has product MTKHIFVTGGVVSSLGKGLTSASIGMLLERRGLRVRMQKLDPYINVDPGTMSPYQHGEVYVLDDGSETDLDLGHYERFTDSPLTRDSNYTTGQIYQSVIEKERRGEFLGKTVQVIPHITDEIKSVIHKLASPDVDVVISEIGGTVGDIESLPFMEAIRQFSQDIGKENCLYIHLTLVPYLKAAAELKTKPTQHSVGLLRQIGIQPDILICRTERSISQDDRQKIALFCNVPLEAVIEERDKDFSIYEVPLSLVNNSLDELIVHRIGLRSDKPNLSKWHDLLHRLRNPLHEISIAVVGKYAEHKDAYKSIYEAIDHAGIHHKAQIRVGRIQSEEIEREGPERILAGYDGILVPGGFGERGIEGKVDAIRFARERKIPFLGICLGMQCAVIEFARNVVQLNNAHSTEFSKDTEHPVICLLDDQKNIVEKGGTMRLGSQPAVLNENSKAAQSYDKTEVDERHRHRYEFNNSYRQQFQAHGMQFSGTNPDDSLVEIVEIEEHPWFLAVQFHPEFKSQPTKAHPLFAAFVDAAVQRHATRRTDRNQPNPIQESHPEPKS; this is encoded by the coding sequence ATGACTAAGCATATTTTCGTGACCGGTGGCGTCGTAAGTTCTTTAGGCAAAGGACTAACCAGCGCTTCGATCGGTATGTTGCTCGAAAGACGCGGACTTCGCGTGCGGATGCAAAAACTTGATCCGTACATCAACGTCGATCCGGGAACGATGAGCCCCTATCAACACGGCGAAGTCTATGTCTTGGATGACGGCAGTGAAACGGATTTAGATCTCGGACACTACGAGCGATTCACAGACAGTCCGCTGACCCGGGACAGCAACTACACAACGGGACAAATCTATCAGTCCGTGATCGAGAAGGAGCGGCGTGGAGAATTCCTAGGCAAGACGGTCCAGGTGATTCCACACATCACCGACGAGATCAAAAGCGTGATTCACAAACTGGCCAGCCCCGACGTGGACGTGGTCATTTCCGAGATCGGCGGAACGGTAGGCGATATCGAAAGCCTGCCGTTTATGGAGGCGATTCGACAATTCTCCCAAGACATCGGCAAAGAGAACTGTCTTTACATCCATCTGACCCTGGTCCCCTATCTGAAGGCAGCCGCAGAGCTAAAAACCAAACCGACCCAACATTCAGTCGGACTTTTACGTCAGATCGGTATCCAACCTGACATTTTAATCTGCCGGACAGAACGCTCGATCAGCCAAGACGATCGGCAAAAAATCGCCCTATTCTGCAACGTTCCTCTCGAGGCCGTCATCGAGGAACGTGATAAAGATTTCTCGATTTACGAGGTGCCGCTCAGCCTTGTCAATAACAGCCTTGATGAGTTGATCGTGCATCGGATTGGCTTACGTTCCGATAAGCCGAACCTATCGAAGTGGCACGATCTGCTGCATCGGCTTCGAAATCCTTTGCATGAAATCAGCATCGCCGTCGTCGGCAAATATGCCGAGCACAAAGATGCTTACAAATCGATTTACGAAGCGATCGATCACGCAGGCATTCACCACAAAGCTCAAATCCGTGTGGGCCGCATTCAGAGCGAAGAGATTGAACGCGAAGGTCCCGAAAGGATCTTAGCAGGGTATGACGGCATCCTGGTACCAGGTGGTTTCGGCGAACGCGGGATTGAAGGAAAAGTCGATGCAATTCGATTCGCCAGAGAGCGAAAGATCCCCTTTTTAGGCATTTGCTTAGGCATGCAGTGCGCGGTGATCGAATTCGCCCGCAACGTCGTTCAGCTCAACAACGCCCATTCCACAGAATTCAGCAAAGACACCGAACACCCTGTCATCTGCTTGCTCGACGACCAAAAAAACATCGTCGAAAAGGGCGGCACCATGCGGCTTGGCTCTCAACCGGCTGTCCTCAACGAAAACTCAAAAGCGGCACAGAGCTACGATAAAACAGAAGTCGACGAACGGCACCGACATCGCTACGAATTTAACAACTCCTACCGCCAGCAGTTTCAGGCGCACGGCATGCAGTTTTCTGGCACAAATCCGGATGATTCACTCGTTGAAATCGTCGAAATCGAAGAACACCCGTGGTTTTTGGCGGTTCAATTCCATCCCGAGTTCAAATCCCAGCCGACAAAAGCACACCCCTTGTTCGCAGCCTTTGTCGACGCTGCCGTCCAGCGGCATGCAACACGCCGCACCGATCGAAACCAGCCCAATCCAATCCAAGAATCCCATCCGGAACCCAAATCATGA
- a CDS encoding DUF1844 domain-containing protein: MSENPQEESKKIIIDEDWKSQVEREREEINLKEEGGDEEPAIDPQTGIPPASFLMLATTLATQAMASLGQIPDPIEQKPIVNLELAKHYIDTLAVLEEKTKGNLSEEESEMLSTVLYQLRSVFIALENQSTPEA; the protein is encoded by the coding sequence ATGAGCGAGAATCCCCAGGAAGAAAGCAAAAAGATCATTATCGACGAAGACTGGAAATCCCAGGTCGAACGGGAACGGGAAGAGATCAACTTAAAAGAGGAAGGAGGAGACGAAGAACCCGCAATTGATCCGCAAACAGGTATCCCCCCAGCATCCTTTCTAATGCTCGCAACAACGCTGGCGACACAGGCGATGGCGTCACTTGGCCAGATCCCCGACCCCATCGAGCAAAAACCGATCGTCAATCTTGAACTCGCGAAACACTACATCGATACGCTTGCCGTGTTGGAGGAAAAAACCAAGGGAAATCTCTCAGAAGAAGAATCCGAGATGCTTTCGACCGTGCTTTATCAATTGCGATCGGTCTTTATCGCCTTGGAAAACCAATCAACCCCGGAAGCCTAA
- a CDS encoding division/cell wall cluster transcriptional repressor MraZ produces MQNRSAKLILGEFRRTVDERYRLSIPGELLELWEGERSEGEKQDCVLVKQQPGCLSLWRNADWQANLESGVRVIESKWAAGRLSDRINDVQALGRLLSTRHRSVQLAGRGRLLIPEGFRDFLGGEAGQDVLVIGAAICIEIWEVKAWVACLNSEIPRFGEILDELSR; encoded by the coding sequence GTGCAAAATCGATCTGCAAAGCTGATTTTGGGGGAATTTCGTCGCACAGTTGACGAAAGGTACCGGCTGTCGATTCCTGGTGAGTTGTTGGAGTTATGGGAGGGTGAGAGGAGCGAGGGTGAAAAGCAGGATTGTGTGCTCGTCAAGCAGCAGCCCGGTTGCCTCAGTCTGTGGCGAAATGCGGATTGGCAGGCCAACCTGGAGAGTGGAGTCAGAGTGATTGAGAGCAAATGGGCAGCCGGACGCTTATCCGATCGGATAAATGATGTTCAGGCCCTGGGACGCTTGCTCTCAACTCGACATCGCTCGGTGCAACTGGCTGGCCGAGGGCGACTCTTGATCCCAGAAGGATTTCGGGATTTTTTAGGGGGCGAGGCCGGGCAAGACGTGCTCGTGATTGGAGCAGCGATTTGTATTGAAATCTGGGAGGTGAAGGCGTGGGTTGCTTGTCTCAACAGCGAAATTCCACGTTTTGGCGAAATCCTGGATGAGTTGAGTCGGTAG